CCAACCGGGGCAGCGCCTTGTCCAGGGTCTGCAGGTCGGCGAGGATCAGCTCGGTGTTGATCGTCTCGATGTCGTCGGCCGGGGAGACCTTGCCGTCGACGTGCACCACGTTCGGGTCGGAGAAGGCGCGGACCACCTGGCAGATCGCCGAGGCGTCCCGGATGTTCGCCAGGAAGGCGTTCCCCCGGCCCTGGCCCTTCGACGCGCCGCGCACCAGGCCGGCGATGTCGACGAACGACACCGGGGCCGGCAGCACCTTCTGCGAGGAGAAGATCTCGGCCAGCTTGCCCAGCCGCTCGTCGGGCAGCCCGACCACGCCGACGTTGGGCTCGATGGTGGCGAACGGGTAGTTCGCCGCCAGCACGTCGTTCTTGGTCAACGCGTTGAAAAGCGTGCTCTTGCCGACGTTGGGCAGGCCGACGATGCCGATGGTGAGACTCACGACGGGACAGCTTACGCCGGTGCCGGCCGGAGCGGTCCACGCGGCTCCGATTCGGCCGGTCAGCCGAGCAGGCGCGGAGCGATGACCGTCTCCGCGACGGTGCCGTCGGCGGCGCGGCTGACCTCGTACGCCGAGACGCCCTCGCGGTCGGCGACCGCCTCGACCAGCCGGGTCCCCCGGTAGACCAGGCCGACGCCGTCGTCGGTGCAGTGGCTGGTGGGCAGCGTCCCGTCGGCGACCAGCTCGTGCATCAGCGGGCGGCGCTGGGCCTCGCTGTTGTAGTGCACGCCGTTGCCGTACGGGAGCCAGCCCAACGCCTCGGTGAAACCGCGCAGCCGGGGGCCGAAGCTGTCGGTGGCACCGCCCACGTGCCAGCAGATCGAGCCGGCCGAGACGCCGGCCAGCACCACGCCGGCCTGCCAGCACTCGTGCAGGATCTCGTCGAGGCCGTGCACCCGCCAGACC
The DNA window shown above is from Micromonospora lupini and carries:
- a CDS encoding peptidase E — protein: MPTSEPTILATSMGFFRGDRGPTDLRPGPIFELAAELAEAGSQPRICYLGQAVGDQPTSFAAVYGAFADTRFRLSHLALFPMPNVDDVRAHLLAQDVIWVGGGSVANLVAVWRVHGLDEILHECWQAGVVLAGVSAGSICWHVGGATDSFGPRLRGFTEALGWLPYGNGVHYNSEAQRRPLMHELVADGTLPTSHCTDDGVGLVYRGTRLVEAVADREGVSAYEVSRAADGTVAETVIAPRLLG